A genomic window from Nicotiana sylvestris chromosome 11, ASM39365v2, whole genome shotgun sequence includes:
- the LOC138881215 gene encoding uncharacterized protein, translating to MVENHKQWHENLPLSLFGYCTTVCTSIGETPYMLVYSTDAVIPVEVEIPSLRIIQEAELSDAEWIKSSYEQLALIDGNRMNAVCHDQHYQNRMSRSFNKRVKPRQFAPGQLVIKKIFPHQDEAKKKFPPNWQDPYMVHRVLTGGALILAKMDREIWPKPINSDAVKRYYA from the coding sequence atggtagagaaccacaaacagtggcatgagaactTACCCTTATCTTTGTTTGGATACTGCACTACAGTTTGCACATCAATCGGagaaactccctacatgttggtttatagTACCGATGCTGTCATCCCagtcgaggtagagattccttctttaagaatcatacaggaggctgaactcagcgatgcagagtggataaagaGCAGCTATGAGCAATTGGCTCTTATAGATGGGAATAGGATGAACGCCGTGTGTCACGACCAAcattatcagaatagaatgtccagatctttcaacaaaagggtcaaaccaaggcaatttgcaccaggtcagttggtgattaagaagatcttcccacatcaagatgaagccaaaaagAAATTCCCTCCCAACTGGCAAGATCCGTACATGGTCCatagggtgctaacaggaggagcactcatacttgcaaaaatggacagagaaatctggccaaaaccaataaattcagacgcagtcaagagatactatgcttag